GGCCGGCTGCACCGAGGTCGTAAGCCTGTTCTTTTGTGAGAACGCCAACGCCTTTTGTGCGTTTGCAGACTGTGTAGTCGTTAAGAATTGTAGCCTGAATGGTTTTCAATTCTTTTTCGGCTTGTGCAAGTTCGGTAAGAATCCATGAACACTGTTCAGGGGTAAGATCCTGACGGACCCCACCTACAACGTTAACGGAAACAATTACGCGACTGCCTGTGGTGGCTTCGTTAAGATCCATGATGCGTTCACGGATACGCCAAAACTGCATGAACAGGCTTTCAAAGCCAAAAGCATCGGCGAAAAGGCCGAGCCATAGCAAGTGACTGTGCATACGGTGCAGTTCTGACCATATTGTGCGGAGGTATTTCGCTCTTTCAGGAACCTCTATTTTCATCATTTCTTCGATACCCTGACAGTAACAAAGAGAATGGATCATAGAACAGATACCGCAAACACGCTCAACGACTTGGATCATCTGATGATAATCGCGAATCTCAGCTAGCTTTTCAAGCCCTCTGTGAACGTATCCAAGCGCAGGAATGGCCTCCAGCACGATCTCGTCTTCCACGACAAGTTTCATATGCAACGGTTCCGGAAGAACCGGATGCTGCGGACCGAAAGGTATGATGGTGCGTGCCATAATTTACCCTATAGTTGTTTTCGTCTTGGTTTAATCCGGGAAGACGAATTATTTTTTGACAGTCATCGCCTTGGTGTTGTTACACAAGGGGATTGTAGTAATTTCCTCGTCCAAGTAGAGAGTGCGTCCAAAATCAAGAACAAGGCCGTCAAACAAAAGGCCGAACTGGTCC
This genomic stretch from Maridesulfovibrio ferrireducens harbors:
- a CDS encoding nickel-dependent hydrogenase large subunit; translated protein: MARTIIPFGPQHPVLPEPLHMKLVVEDEIVLEAIPALGYVHRGLEKLAEIRDYHQMIQVVERVCGICSMIHSLCYCQGIEEMMKIEVPERAKYLRTIWSELHRMHSHLLWLGLFADAFGFESLFMQFWRIRERIMDLNEATTGSRVIVSVNVVGGVRQDLTPEQCSWILTELAQAEKELKTIQATILNDYTVCKRTKGVGVLTKEQAYDLGAAGPTLRGSGIAQDMRQLKYAAFDKIDFEPVVENDGDSFCRSKVRFREVLQSIDLVRAAIAGLPQGDLAAPCKGNPEGELITRVEQPRGECLYYMKGNGTKYLDRVRIRTPTFANIPPLIAMMPGIELADVPVVILSIDPCISCTER